The nucleotide sequence GCTGTGAAGGAGTCCGCCGAGGCGGTCAAGGCCGACACCCAGCGCGACGTCGCCAAGGACTCCCGCAACCTGCACGACAAGGTCGACATCAAGTACAAGGACGACGACCTCACCGCCGTCGTCGGCTGGCACAACGACACCGAGTACTACGCCCGGTTCCTGGAGTACGGCACCCGCCGCATCACCGCCCGGCCCGCGCTCCGTCCCGCTCTGGAGGCCGAGCGCGGCCGCTACAAGGCCCGGCTGACCGACGAGGTGCGGAGGGCCCTGAGGTGACGATCCCGCCGCCCGTCTCCCCCATGCTCGCGATCCAGGGCGCCATCCGGTCCCTGCTCGTCGCCGACGCCCAGCTGCAGACGCTCGGCGTCTCCGTCTACGACTACCTGCCGGAGAACGTGCCGTACCCGTTCATCGTGATCGGCGAGGCCACCGAGGTCCCGGCCAACGCGCACGACCGGCACGGGTGGGAGACCGTCCCGACCCTGCACGTGTGGGACCAGTACCGCGGGTTCAAGCGGGTGCTGCAGATCGGCGGCCGGCTCACCGCGCTCCTGGACCACCAGCCGCTCGCGGTCCCCGGCTACGACCACGTCGTCACCCGGTTCGAGTTCGCGCAGCCGCTCACCGACCCCGAGCCGCCGGGCGACATCCGCCACCTCGTCCAGCGCTACCGCGTCGTCACCGCGCAGCCCGTCTGACCCGCCCCACCACCGTCGCCCCGGCCCGCCTGGTCCGGGACTTCGCCATGTCCAGAGAGGAGCGCCATGGCAGCGCTCAGCACCACCACCGTGACCACGGTCGGGGGCCTGGCCGACCTCGACGCGGCCGCCGTCGCAGCGGCCGGAGGCGGCGACACCGCCCCCGTCGGCCCCGGCCTGTTCCTGTTCGTCAGCAACGGCTCCGGCTCGCCCCGCACCGTCACCCTCGCGACCCCGGGGAACGTCGACGGCCACGCGATCGCGGACGCGACCCTCGTCGTCGCCGCCGGCAAGCGGGGCCTGATCCCGCTCACCAACCTCTTCCGCGGCGCCACCGGGCGAGCCGCGATCACCTACGACGGCGTCACCTCGACCACCGTCGCCGTTCTCAAGCTGGGAGCCTGACATGGCAGGTAAGGACGCATTCGGCAGCCAGTTCCTGAGGGACTCCACCGGATCCGGCTCGTTCGTCCTGGTCGCCAACGTGACCGACATCAGCGGCCCGTCCCGCAGCCGTGAGGCGATCGAGGTCACCGCCCACGACTCCCCGAACCGCTACCGCGAGTTCATCAAGGGGCTGAAGGACGGCGGCGAGGTCGAACTGACCATCAACTACGACCCCGGCAACTCCAC is from Streptomyces venezuelae ATCC 10712 and encodes:
- a CDS encoding phage tail tube protein → MAGKDAFGSQFLRDSTGSGSFVLVANVTDISGPSRSREAIEVTAHDSPNRYREFIKGLKDGGEVELTINYDPGNSTHTALDADFEEDDLRDYQVVILPGEADEHTWAFSALITDLGDEYPTEGQMERTATFKISGMPTLTPTG
- a CDS encoding HK97-gp10 family putative phage morphogenesis protein, producing the protein MARTGMTVEILGMDRLRTQLEDLGEDIVKALQKAVKESAEAVKADTQRDVAKDSRNLHDKVDIKYKDDDLTAVVGWHNDTEYYARFLEYGTRRITARPALRPALEAERGRYKARLTDEVRRALR
- a CDS encoding DUF3168 domain-containing protein, with protein sequence MTIPPPVSPMLAIQGAIRSLLVADAQLQTLGVSVYDYLPENVPYPFIVIGEATEVPANAHDRHGWETVPTLHVWDQYRGFKRVLQIGGRLTALLDHQPLAVPGYDHVVTRFEFAQPLTDPEPPGDIRHLVQRYRVVTAQPV